TTATGCGCCAAGGACGTTCCCCACAAGAGGCCTGCGAAGAAGCAGTACACCGAATTGTAAAAGGCAATCCCGGGCACAAAGACTTTCAGGTAGGCTATATTGCCATCAACAAAAACGGGGAAACGGGAGGCTATTGTATCCATCCCGGCTTCAGTTATCGGGTGTATTCCAAAAATGGTCATGAGAACATTGAACCCGGTAGTTTTTTAAAACCATAAAAACGGGATTGCTCCACATCGGATTTGACATCGATTTTTAACACATATGATTTCCTTTTTTCCAGTGCCTAGCCCCCTTACTAATTTTAGGGGTTCGGTCGCCAACCAATACTTTATACCCATTACCCTATGACAGAATCATCATCCAAATCATGGCTTCAGCGCCTAAAAGACGAAAGTTGGGAAGCAGAATTGCTGGTCTCCGCGGTAGCGATTTATGGAATTTTTCAATCGTTTGTCCTAATCGATTTTTTAATTGATTTTCTGATCAATAAACTAAACGAAACCCAGTATGTTATAGGCTATTTTATAGCATTTATGGGCATTTTGGCCTTTAGTATCCTGGCCACCATGTTCATCATCCATTTCATTCTTCGTTCCTATTGGATTGGACTGGTGGGATTGAATTCCGTATTTCCGGACTACAGCATAAAAGATAGCGCCTATTCCGAAATCTATACCAAAAAGATGACGGACTATCTTCCAAAATTGTCCAAAAGCATTGATTCCATTGATGAATTGTGCAGTGTTATATTTTCGGCCGCTTTTACCATACTGGGCCTCTACACCTACATTACCGTTTTTAGTGCCCTGTATCTCTTTATATTCAACAAGCTTAAGGGTATTGTCCCTGTAAAGGTGCTTTTAATACCCATTGCCTTAATTGCACTACTCTTAGTGGCACAAACCATTTTGAACATTTTTGCGAATCTCAAAAAACTTAAACCCAATGCCCGCCTACAGCATTTGTTTTTTTGGGTAGTGAAGATTTCGAGCTTGATACTCATGGGACCTTTGGCAAAAAACTTTCTCCAGGTGAGTATAATCTTTGGTTCAAATTTCAAGCGAAAAAAGAGCCTTGTTACTTTGGTACTGTTGTTCTTCATAGCAGGGGCAAGCTTATCGGTTTTTCAAGCGCAGAAAACCAATTTGTTCCACTTGGTCCGTCACAAGGCGCCAAAGGATTCCTTTAAAACATATGCGTATTTCTACAACACCAACAACAGCGAAAGTTCCTTTTTGCTTACTCCGGAAATTGACTCCGATGTTATTGAAAAAAGGGTGATGCGCCTTTTTATTCCCATTTTTGATAATGAACTTGACCATTTTGAGCAAGCTTGCGGTATCGAAAAACCAAAAAATTCGTTGAAAGAAGATAACGCTGCAATGCAAGGATTATGGAAAGACTACCTCTCCTGCTATCAACAAAATCATTTCGTGGCCATTGACGGGAGACCGGTTACTGTGGAATTTATCAAATACGACCATCCACAAACGGGGCAATTCGGTATTTTGGGATATATTGACCTATCGGACCAAGCCAGGGGACAGCACCAATTGAAAATTGTAAAAAATGGAGCAAATGAGAATTCCAAGGAATGGACCATCCCCTTTTATTATCACGGAAATCTTTGATTTTTCAATGGTAAAAGCCCTTGGAGATCCCTTCCCAGGAGACGATTAATCTTTGTACATTTAAAAATCATAGCGATAATCACTTTTAACCATTAACCTTTAACTAATAACTTTTAACAACATCAGATGTCTGACCAAAAAAGACTCTTTCTTTTAGATGCCTACGCTTTAATTTTTAGGGGCTACTATGCCTTTATCAAAAACCCAAGAATCAATTCCAAGGGAATGGATACCTCGGCCATTATGGGTTTTATGAATTCCCTTTTTGATGTCATTCGCAGGGAAAAGCCCGATCATTTGGCCGTTGCTTTTGACAAGGGGGGCAGTGTGGAGCGCACGGAACTTTTTGAAGACTACAAGGCCAATCGGGATGAGACTCCGGATGCGATTCGTATTGCCGTTCCCTATATCCAGGATATCTTAAAAGCACTTAAAATTCCGGTAGTGGAGTTGGAAGGATATGAGGCGGATGACCTTATCGGTACTTTGGCAAAACAGGCCGAAAAAGAAGATTATAAGGTCTTCATGGTAACCCCGGACAAGGACTTTGGCCAATTGGTTTCCGAAAATATTTTTATGTATCGTCCCGCTCGGATGGGGAACGGAATAGAGATTTGGGGAATTCCGGAAGTCCAAAAACGCTTTGGGGTAGAGCGCCCGGAGCAGGTAATCGATTACCTGGGAATGATGGGTGATGCCAGTGACAACATTCCGGGATTGCCCGGGGTTGGCGACAAAACCGCGCAAAAGTTTCTGGCACAGTTCGGTTCACTGGAAGGCCTCCTTGCCAATACCGATCAGCTAAAAGGCAAAATGAAGGAAAAGGTGGAGACGAACGCCGAACTTGGTCGCCTCTCCAGAAAACTGGCGGAAATCAAAATTGACTGTGATGTGCAGTTTGATGCTGCCGATTTTGAAATGTGTCCTCCCGATGCTGAAAAAGTACAGGAGCTATTTGAAGAACTTGAATTCCGAAGGTTAAAGGAACAATTCCTTAAACTGTTTTCCGGTGAAGCGGAGGCCAATCCCCAAACCACCAAAACTGAGACCAAGGAAAAAGTGTATTCGGAACAAGGCCAAGGGGAGGCCAAAGTAGCCGGAAGCGGGCAATTTACCCTTTTTGGAGGCAACCCCAGTGAAGCACCGGCAACCATTAGGGAGGTAAGCAGTCGAAAAACCATTTCCGAAGTGCCTCACTTTTATCAAATGGTCCAAGATGGATTGGGCATGGAACTATTTCTAAAAAACCTGATGAAGCAATCCGCGGTCTGCTTTGATACGGAAACCACTTCCATCAATCCGTTGGAGGCCGAACTCGTTGGCATTGCATTTTCCTGGGCGGCAGGGAAGGGCTTTTATGTCCCAATTCCGGAGGAAAGGGAAAAAGCCATGGCCATTATCGAAAAACTAAGACCCTTCTTTGAAGCGGAGCATATTGAAAAAATAGGGCAAAACCTTAAATATGATATCAAGGTAATGCTTAATTATGGGATTGATGTAAAAGGGAAGCTATTTGATACCATGTTGGCCCATTACCTCATCAATCCGGATATGCGACACAATATGGACGTACTTTCGGAAACCTATTTAAACTACACCCCTGTTTCCATCACCGAACTCATCGGTAAAAAAGGAAAAAATCAGCTGAGTATGCGGCAAGTGCCATTGGACAAGCAGACGGAATATGCCGTGGAAGATGCCGATGTCACCTATCAATTGGCCCAAAAGTTCCGTCCGGAGCTGACCGAAGCAAAGACGGACTCCCTCTTTGAAGGGATTGAAGTACCCTTGCTCCGGGTTTTGGCGGATATGGAGCGTGAAGGCATTAATTTGGATGAAAGCTTTTTGAACGACCTTTCCACCGTATTGGATAAGGACATTAAAGAACTGGAAGGAAAAATCTACGAGCAGGCCGGGGAACAGTTCAATATTGGTTCCCCAAAACAGTTGGGGGAAATACTGTTTGGAAAAATGAAATTGGTGGACAAACCCAAAAAGACCAAGACCGGGCAGTTTTCCACTTCTGAGGAAGTGCTTTCCTATTTGGCCAAGGACCATGGAATCATTCAAAATGTTTTGGACTATCGTGGGTTGACCAAACTAAAGAGCACCTATGTGGATGCATTGCCCAACGAAGTCCAAAAACACAGTGGAAGGGTGCATACGGATTATATGCAGACCGTGGCCGCCACAGGTCGATTGAGCAGTAACAATCCTAACCTTCAGAATATCCCCATACGAACGGAACGGGGGCGACAAGTGCGTAAAGCCTTTATCCCAAGGAATGAAAACTATGTTTTGCTGGCTGCGGATTATTCCCAGATCGAACTGCGGATCATTGCGGCATTGAGTGAGGAAGACACCATGATCGAAGCGTTCAAAAACGGGGAGGATATTCACGCCTCTACGGCTTCCAGGGTTTTTAATGTCCCTATCAATGAAGTCACCCGCGAACAGCGAAGCAATGCCAAAACGGTAAATTTTGGCATTATCTATGGCGTTTCCGCCTTTGGACTGAGCAATCAAACGGATTTAAATAGAACTGAGGCCAAGGAACTCATAGAAACCTACTATAAGACCTATCCCAAGCTCCGTAATTATATGGGGGAACAGGTCGATTTTGCCCGGGAGAATGGGTATGTACAGACCGTTTTGGGCCGCAGACGGTATTTAAAGGATATCAACGCAGGGAATCAAGTGGTGCGTGGTGCCGCAGAGCGAAACGCCGTGAATGCCCCAATCCAGGGTAGTGCCGCGGATATCATAAAAATTGCAATGATCAATATCCACAAAAAACTTACGGAAGGTAACTACAGGACCAAAATGTTACTCCAGGTCCACGATGAATTGGTGTTTGATTGCTACAAACCCGAATTGGAGGAGATGAAAACGCTTATTAAGACCGAAATGGAAAATGCCTATGCATTGGCCGTACCCCTGGATGTGGAAGTAGGCATCGGAGCGAATTGGTTGGAGGCACATTAAAATTAAAAAGGCACCCAATGGGTGCCTTTTTCAATCCCGCTATGGTTTGGCCTACCAGCTCAAAGCCAATTTAAACTTCGGTTTCCTTTCTTTTTTCTCAGCTGCTTTCCTTACAGCTTTCTTCGCAGCCTCCTTTTCCGCCTGGATGAACAAATCCATTGAAAACGGATAGGTCTGCCACATGTTCGGGTAATACGTTAACTTCTTCATACTACGTTTTTTTTTGAAAAATGAGCCGCAAAGATGCTACTGCCCTTTAGTGTGGAAATCAATAGTATTATCCACTTTCTATGCTATTTTACCCCAAATGACCCTTTTTAACACTCCCTTAAGGTAAAGTACCAAAAAAGTAAGGGAAATTCGATAAAACCAAAGTGATGAAATCGCTGTTCCCACCCCTCCTGTTTCTTTTGCTGTTTTTACTTTCCTGCAACCGTGACCTCCCAACACATAAGGACATTTCTGTAGCAAGGAATGAACTCCCTATGGTCCTAAAAAAGTTCAACAACGCTTTTGCCAACGGTGATTTGACCATTTTGGATTCCTTGACCACCGAAAACTATGTACATACCAATGGTAGTTCCAAGGTCATTTCCAAAACGGACTGGTTCAATTATTTGCAACAAAGAAACCGACAGTTGAAATCCGGCGACCTAAAAGTTATGGACTATTCCCTTGAGGAACAACAAATTGAATACCAAGGTACCACCGCCATCGTTACGGGAAAGGTGCATATTGTAACCCGTGATAGCCTCGGAACAAAGGAACATGAATACCGCATTACCAATATTTGGGTCTATGGGAACGGAGGTTGGAAAAGGGCCGGTTTCCACGATGGCAAAATACAGAAGCCCTAGCCTAACATGATCAGGATCGTTTTAGGTGTATTTGAAACCCTTGATCCCGCCTTTTGAAGTAGGGACTTGGGAATCGGTTGGTGGTCCATTTATATATTTTCCATGGTTCGCCATAGTATCGGGACAAGGTACATTCACAGTTTCCAATATCCATCCCAGGGACACTGATCGGCACAATTCCCTCCTTACTGCATAAAGACTTTCAAAAACCTTGTCTCTCCATTTTTTGTCAACTTTTTTTTGTTGATAAATTTATAAAACATTGATTTTAATACAATTAACTACCAAAAATGGGTAGCTTTATGATTTTTGTCATAATCCATTTTTTTTCGTTTTTCCTAATTTTACATTCCCTTAACACCATTGCTAATTTTCTAAAATCCGTCCAAAAATGCAGTCGACCCGTGTCCAAACCGCCCCAAAAACCTACACCCAACAAGAAGCGTATGAAGCCTCCGTGGATTATTTTAAAGGAGATGATCTCGCCGCCATGGTTTGGGTGAACAAATATGCCCTAAAGGATTCTGAGGGCAACATTTATGAACGTACTCCAAACGATATGCACCGCCGTATTGCCAAGGAGATTGCCCGGATAGAACAAAAGTATCCGAATCCCATGACCGAGGGGGAAGTATATGATCTTATCAAGGATTTCAAATACATCGTCCCCCAGGGAAGTCCTATGGCGGGTATTGGTAATCCCTACCAGATAGCTTCACTTTCCAATTGTTTTGTAGTGGGGAACGATGGACAATCCGACTCTTATGGGGGCATCCTTAAAATCGATCAGGAACAGGTACAGCTCATGAAGCGTCGTGGCGGAGTGGGCCATGACCTTTCCCATATTAGGCCCAAGGGATCTCCGGTTAAGAATTCCGCACTCACCTCTACGGGCTTGGTTCCCTTTATGGAGCGGTATAGCAATTCCACGCGGGAGGTGGCACAAGATGGACGCCGGGGGGCACTCATGCTTTCCGTAAGTATCAACCACCCGGATGCCGAAGATTTCATTGATGCCAAAATGGAACAGGGAAAGGTTACGGGTGCCAATGTTTCCGTGCGAATGGATGACGATTTCATGAAAGCCGTGGAAACCCAACAACCCTATGAGCAGAAATTCCCCATTTTTAGTGAAAACCCCAAATACAGTAAGACCATTGATGCTAAAAAGCTGTGGGACAAGATTGTGGCCAATGCATGGCAGTCCGCAGAGCCGGGCATCCTCTTCTGGGATACCATCACGCGGGAATCCGTTCCCGATTGTTATGCGGATTTGGGCTATAAGACCGTATCCACCAATCCCTGCGGGGAAATTCCCCTTTGCCCCTATGATTCATGCCGCTTATTGGCCATCAATCTCTTCTCCTACGTGGAAAAACCCTTTACCAAAGCGGCCACCTTTAATTTTGAACTTTTCAAAAAGCATGTGGCCCGGGCGCAGCGCATCATGGATGACATCATTGACCTGGAACTGGAAAAAGTAGATGCGATCTTGGGTAAGATATCCTCGGATCCCGAACTGGAGGAGGTCAAAGCCGTTGAAATCAATCTTTGGAAGAACATCCGCAAAAAAGCACGGGAGGGACGGAGAACGGGAATTGGAATTACTGCTGAGGGTGATATGCTCGCAGCCTTGGGGCTACGTTACGGTACCGAAGTGGCCAACGAATTTTCCGTAGAAGTGCACAAGACCATTGCCTTGGCAGCATACCGGGAATCCGTGCGGACTGCCAAGGAACGTGGGGCCTTTGGCATTTTTGATGCGGAACGCGAAAAGGGCAATCCATTTATCCAACGCCTTCGCAAGGCAGATGAAAAACTGTATTACGAAATGTTGGAGCACGGACGCCGCAACATTGCACTCCTCACCATTGCCCCAACGGGAACCACCAGTTTAATGACCCAGACCACTTCGGGTATTGAACCGGTTTTCCTTCCAGTATACAAAAGACGCCGAAAGGTGAACCCCAATGATACATCGGCTCGGGTGGACTTTGTGGACGAAGTTGGGGATTCCTGGGAAGAATACACGGTGTTCCATCACCGATTTAAGCAATGGATGAAGGTCAACGGAATAGCAATGAACCAAAATTATTCCCAGGAAGAACTGGACGCACTGGTAAAAAAATCCCCCTATTACAAGGCCACGTCCAACGATGTGGATTGGTTGAGCAAGGTACATTTACAGGGAGCAGTCCAAAAATGGGTGGACCATAGCATCAGCGTTACGAT
The sequence above is a segment of the Muricauda sp. SCSIO 64092 genome. Coding sequences within it:
- a CDS encoding adenosylcobalamin-dependent ribonucleoside-diphosphate reductase, whose protein sequence is MQSTRVQTAPKTYTQQEAYEASVDYFKGDDLAAMVWVNKYALKDSEGNIYERTPNDMHRRIAKEIARIEQKYPNPMTEGEVYDLIKDFKYIVPQGSPMAGIGNPYQIASLSNCFVVGNDGQSDSYGGILKIDQEQVQLMKRRGGVGHDLSHIRPKGSPVKNSALTSTGLVPFMERYSNSTREVAQDGRRGALMLSVSINHPDAEDFIDAKMEQGKVTGANVSVRMDDDFMKAVETQQPYEQKFPIFSENPKYSKTIDAKKLWDKIVANAWQSAEPGILFWDTITRESVPDCYADLGYKTVSTNPCGEIPLCPYDSCRLLAINLFSYVEKPFTKAATFNFELFKKHVARAQRIMDDIIDLELEKVDAILGKISSDPELEEVKAVEINLWKNIRKKAREGRRTGIGITAEGDMLAALGLRYGTEVANEFSVEVHKTIALAAYRESVRTAKERGAFGIFDAEREKGNPFIQRLRKADEKLYYEMLEHGRRNIALLTIAPTGTTSLMTQTTSGIEPVFLPVYKRRRKVNPNDTSARVDFVDEVGDSWEEYTVFHHRFKQWMKVNGIAMNQNYSQEELDALVKKSPYYKATSNDVDWLSKVHLQGAVQKWVDHSISVTINLPNHVSKELVGQLYLEAWKSGCKGVTVYRDGSRSGVLISNEDSKKEEKEGDTLVVFPKKRPQVLEADVVRFQNNKDKWIAFIGLIEDKPYEIFTGLADDEDGILLPRWANKGLIIKNKDEEGNSRYDFQYKNRRGYKTTIEGLSYKFNPEFWNYAKLISGTLRQGMPIENVVHLINGLQLDNESINTWKNGVARALKRYVADGTVAKGQKCSNCQSTNLIYQEGCLTCKDCGSSKCG
- a CDS encoding nuclear transport factor 2 family protein encodes the protein MKSLFPPLLFLLLFLLSCNRDLPTHKDISVARNELPMVLKKFNNAFANGDLTILDSLTTENYVHTNGSSKVISKTDWFNYLQQRNRQLKSGDLKVMDYSLEEQQIEYQGTTAIVTGKVHIVTRDSLGTKEHEYRITNIWVYGNGGWKRAGFHDGKIQKP
- the polA gene encoding DNA polymerase I — translated: MSDQKRLFLLDAYALIFRGYYAFIKNPRINSKGMDTSAIMGFMNSLFDVIRREKPDHLAVAFDKGGSVERTELFEDYKANRDETPDAIRIAVPYIQDILKALKIPVVELEGYEADDLIGTLAKQAEKEDYKVFMVTPDKDFGQLVSENIFMYRPARMGNGIEIWGIPEVQKRFGVERPEQVIDYLGMMGDASDNIPGLPGVGDKTAQKFLAQFGSLEGLLANTDQLKGKMKEKVETNAELGRLSRKLAEIKIDCDVQFDAADFEMCPPDAEKVQELFEELEFRRLKEQFLKLFSGEAEANPQTTKTETKEKVYSEQGQGEAKVAGSGQFTLFGGNPSEAPATIREVSSRKTISEVPHFYQMVQDGLGMELFLKNLMKQSAVCFDTETTSINPLEAELVGIAFSWAAGKGFYVPIPEEREKAMAIIEKLRPFFEAEHIEKIGQNLKYDIKVMLNYGIDVKGKLFDTMLAHYLINPDMRHNMDVLSETYLNYTPVSITELIGKKGKNQLSMRQVPLDKQTEYAVEDADVTYQLAQKFRPELTEAKTDSLFEGIEVPLLRVLADMEREGINLDESFLNDLSTVLDKDIKELEGKIYEQAGEQFNIGSPKQLGEILFGKMKLVDKPKKTKTGQFSTSEEVLSYLAKDHGIIQNVLDYRGLTKLKSTYVDALPNEVQKHSGRVHTDYMQTVAATGRLSSNNPNLQNIPIRTERGRQVRKAFIPRNENYVLLAADYSQIELRIIAALSEEDTMIEAFKNGEDIHASTASRVFNVPINEVTREQRSNAKTVNFGIIYGVSAFGLSNQTDLNRTEAKELIETYYKTYPKLRNYMGEQVDFARENGYVQTVLGRRRYLKDINAGNQVVRGAAERNAVNAPIQGSAADIIKIAMINIHKKLTEGNYRTKMLLQVHDELVFDCYKPELEEMKTLIKTEMENAYALAVPLDVEVGIGANWLEAH